From the Candidatus Eisenbacteria bacterium genome, the window CCGACATGCAGTCCCGAGCCCGAGGGATACGGGAACATGTCGAGGCAGTAGAACTTGGGCTTGCCGGGATCGGTGCGGGTGACGAACGTCCCTCGCTCCTCCCAGTAGGCCTGCCACTTGGGCTCGACGTCTGCGAATGGATAGCGGTTCATTGGGGCGAGGGAGGATAGCAGATCACGATTCCGCCGCTGCACGTGGCTGCTTCGACCGAGGTTGCTCATCTCGGGTTCGTCAGCGAATTCGGAGCTTCATGGCTCTTCGGTCATCCCCGTGCTCACCAGTTGGGTCCCTTGTATCTAGCCAACCACCAAGAACCATTGCTCAGGTGGTGAGACGACTAGAGTTCACCGCAGACAAGCACTGGTTCCTGGTGGTGAGGTGAGAGCACTTACCCGATGCTTGGCAAGGCGGACACCGAAGAACCAAAAAGCGTGTCGGGCAGTCGTTTTGCGACGAGCGCGGAGCAGCGTGTTTGCGATCGGAGCGCTTGTCGCAAAACGAGCTGCCCGACCGTAGAAACGCTCCGAATTCGCTGACGAGCCCGAGAAGTGCTCTCGATAAGGTTGCGATCAGCGTCGCGCGGGGATGGCTCCGCCGCTGCTGATCTCGCGGGTCACCTGCTCGAGTGCCGCCACCGCGTCCGCACGCCCGCCCTTCCACGCCCACTCCGCGCGGTAGAGCGCGTCGAGCGACTGCGCCAGGTGGGACGGCGAGCTGCGGCGCGAGAGCGCCATGCTGAGGTCGCGCCAGCGCGCCCAGCCTCCCATGGCGCCGCCGACCAGGTTGGTCAGCGCGAACAGGATCGATCCCTCGCTCTCCCCCGCCGCCAGGACCAGGCCCAGCCGCCGGCCCGCCAGCATCGGGTCGCCCGCCGCGACCGCGGCGAGGAAGTCGATGAGGTCGGCATTCGACACCGGGCGCAGCAGCTGCGCCGCCTCTTCGTTGGTGATGCGCTTCGAAGGCCCCACGCAGGTGAGCAGTTTCTCGAGCTCGTTGAAGAACTCCGAAGGATCGTTCTCGCAGCTGTCCGCCAGGCTCTCGAGCAGCCCGTCCTCCACCGTCAGGCCTTCTCGCCCGACCCGGCGCCTGCCCCATGCGATCAACGCCCGGCGCGCGAGCGGAAACGCCGTGAGCCGCGCCGCGCAGGCGGCGCGCAGCGGCTCGAGCGAGCGGCGCGCCGAGTCGGCGCCGGACTCGGAGAAGATGAGCGTCGAGGCGCCGGCCGGACGGCGCACGCCCTCCGCCAGCGCGCGAATCCCGCGCTCGCTGCGCGAAAGGCCTTCCACGTCGAGCACGATGATCAGCTCGCGCGGCGTGAAGAGCGAGGCGCCCTGGTAGACGGCGAGGATCTCTTCGACCGAGTCCTCCGCGGCGCGGAACACCCGAGGATGAGGAGACTCGGGACAGGCCTTCGCCCAGGCGTGCCGGGCTTCGGCGATCACGGCCGCCTTCAGCGACTCGTCTGGCCCGTCGAGGTAGAGACTGGAAGGGAAGTCGTCGGACTCGAAGCGCGCCACGAGCGTGGCCTCGTCGAGGCGCTCCGAAGGCCGGGCT encodes:
- a CDS encoding leucyl-tRNA synthetase yields the protein MNRYPFADVEPKWQAYWEERGTFVTRTDPGKPKFYCLDMFPYPSGSGLHVG